In a genomic window of Vigna angularis cultivar LongXiaoDou No.4 chromosome 6, ASM1680809v1, whole genome shotgun sequence:
- the LOC128197576 gene encoding uncharacterized protein LOC128197576 — protein MTIEELEALNVLTALSRPFSFRRLINCLEHDDFGSRVFEIMGRKGSVRNWFHAFDTGNDTGKASAGRSGTPSKPVQVLPSVRVVSCDEVVAVEEQPLVRKRKGKMVDATGGVPKRMKETAEETDRPFPKGLWDPSFNLSHKMDFNLDDAEKKVVESMTEQQMADDLLEMASRIAMAAWHMAYASDRGVLRAELEKSRT, from the exons ATGACGATCGAAGAGTTGGAGGCCTTGAATGTGTTGACGGCATTGTCACGCCCCTTTTCTTTCCGTCGGCTCATAAATTGTCTTGAGCATGATGATTTCGGCTCGAGGGTATTCG AGATAATGGGGAGAAAAGGATCAGTCCGCAATTGGTTTCATGCATTCGACACTGGCAACGACACTGGCAAGGCGAGTGCTGGACGTTCAGGAACCCCTTCCAAACCCGTTCAAGTCCTCCCGAGCGTGCGGGTGGTGTCGTGTGACGAAGTAGTGGCTGTTGAGGAGCAGCCATTGGTAAGGAAACGGAAAGGCAAAATGGTCGACGCCACTGGAGGCGTGCCAAAAAGAATGAAGGAGACCGCAGAGGAGACAGATCGTCCCTTTCCGAAGGGCCTGTGGGATCCTTCTTTCAACTTGAGCCATAAAATGGATTTTAACTTGGATGATGCCGAGAAGAAGGTGGTGGAGAGCATGACCGAACAGCAGATGGCTGACGACTTGCTAGAGATGGCGAGTCGAATAGCTATGGCGGCTTGGCACATGGCGTACGCTTCTGATAGAGGCGTCCTGAGGGCTGAGTTGGAGAAGTCGCGGACGTAA
- the LOC108345786 gene encoding ammonium transporter 2 member 4 — protein MEFPPNLLPDEASPEWLNKGDNAWQLMAATVVGLQSIPGLVILYGSLVKKTWAINSAFMAFYAFAAVLLCWVAWGFRMSFGEKMLFFLGKPGVALDQEFLLGKAFLGLFPTATMVVFQGVFAAITLILIAGALLGRMNILAWMLFVPLWVTFSYTVTAFSIWCPEGWLAKLGVIDFSGGYVIHLSAGVAGYTAAYWVGPRCEKERERFPSNNMIVGLAGAGLLWMGWSGFNGGGPFVVSTVASLAVLNTHVCAAASIMVWVLLDTFYFGKPTVFGAIQGMITGLVCITPAAGVVQGWAAILMGLISGSVPWYTMMILHNKVPFLRQIDDPMAVFHTHAVAGALGGILTGLFAVPKLCRLFYMVPDWEKYIGLAYGLKNGATGAGLRQMGIQIGAIVFVIIFNFVTTSLICLLVGILVPLRLHTDALQMGDKAMHGEEAFALNNADNAKFENLNHNKVYDTQDFSFVRDPKPLTQLQMV, from the exons ATGGAGTTTCCTCCGAACCTTTTGCCAGACGAAGCGAGCCCAGAATGGTTAAACAAAGGAGACAATGCGTGGCAGTTAATGGCAGCGACGGTGGTGGGTCTACAAAGCATTCCAGGGCTGGTTATTCTCTACGGAAGCCTCGTCAAAAAAACATGGGCCATTAACTCCGCTTTCATGGCCTTCTACGCCTTCGCGGCGGTTCTTCTCTGCTGGGTTGCGTGGGGTTTCCGCATGTCATTCGGTGAGAAAATGCTGTTCTTCTTGGGGAAACCAGGGGTGGCGCTGGACCAGGAGTTTCTTCTGGGGAAAGCGTTTCTGGGGCTCTTTCCCACCGCTACCATGGTGGTTTTTCAGGGCGTGTTCGCGGCGATTACTTTGATCCTCATAGCTGGGGCGTTGCTCGGGAGAATGAACATCCTTGCGTGGATGCTGTTTGTTCCTCTTTGGGTTACTTTTTCGTACACGGTCACTGCGTTTAGCATCTGGTGCCCCGAAGGATGGTTGGCGAAGCTTGGAGTTATTGATTTCTCCGGTGGATATGTCATTCACCTCTCTGCCGGAGTTGCCGGTTATACTGCAGCTTATTGG GTGGGTCCAAGATGTGAGAAGGAGAGAGAAAGGTTTCCATCAAACAACATGATTGTAGGGCTCGCCGGCGCCGGCCTGCTTTGGATGGGTTGGAGTGGGTTCAACGGTGGTGGTCCGTTCGTGGTGAGCACGGTGGCTTCTCTGGCCGTCCTTAACACACACGTGTGTGCCGCCGCTAGCATCATGGTGTGGGTTCTACTTGACACTTTCTACTTTGGTAAGCCCACCGTGTTTGGCGCCATACAAGGCATGATCACCGGCCTCGTTTGCATCACACCTGCTGCAG GAGTTGTGCAGGGTTGGGCAGCGATCTTGATGGGTTTGATCTCAGGAAGCGTTCCCTGGTACACAATGATGATCCTCCATAACAAGGTACCCTTCTTGAGACAAATCGACGACCCCATGGCGGTGTTCCACACCCACGCCGTCGCCGGTGCTCTCGGCGGAATCCTCACCGGCCTCTTCGCCGTCCCTAAACTCTGCCGTCTCTTCTACATGGTCCCCGATTGGGAAAAATACATTGGCCTGGCCTATGGCCTCAAGAACGGTGCAACTGGAGCGGGTTTAAGACAAATGGGCATCCAAATCGGAGCCATAGTTTtcgtcatcatcttcaacttcgTTACTACAAGCTTGATTTGCTTGCTGGTGGGGATCTTGGTACCTCTCAGACTTCACACCGATGCGCTGCAAATGGGTGACAAGGCAATGCATGGAGAAGAGGCTTTCGCTTTGAATAATGCTGACAATGCCAAGTTTGAGAATCTCAACCACAACAAAGTTTATGATACTCAAGACTTTTCCTTCGTTAGAGACCCAAAACCATTGACTCAACTTCAAATGGTATGA
- the LOC108343708 gene encoding uncharacterized protein LOC108343708, with translation MSDPTLQVLDGTQLTGLDLSLGDGSFTGAQIIDIAHSRASSSLFRLSLPDSLKASALTRLRTPDADADAFRSAVYASDKASDVLRDYITAVADELKENPLVVSILDGSTLRLLLKDEDDFAMLAESLFTELDDEDEGKISKSEIRNALVQMGAEMGVPPFSEFPKLNDLLRKHGADGEEKLGQAQFAQLLQSVMQDLEEELSKENVVVIRNIQVVNGSKLRKLLANEQELNTVVEKVFRERVDGRDGLRSTEIIRSYLEKNAKELGLPLVQAEVAAVLLYDAVFDDIVTKEKDGTELDKEELGKLVKDILQKFAEQLEANPVQQDLSYIEEE, from the exons ATGTCAGACCCAACGTTGCAGGTACTGGACGGAACGCAACTCACAGGTCTCGATCTGTCCTTAGGCGACGGTTCATTCACCGGCGCTCAGATAATCGACATTGCTCATTCCCGCGCCTCTTCTTCCCTCTTTCGTCTCTCATTACCCGATTCTCTCAAAGCCTCTGCTCTCACGCGCCTCCGTACACCTGACGCTGACGCCGACGCCTTCCGCTCCGCTGTGTACGCCTCCGATAAGGCATCCGATGTTCTCCGAGACTACATCACCGCTGTCGCCGATGAACTAAAAG AAAATCCTCTTGTTGTGTCAATCTTGGATGGTAGTACTCTACGTTTGTTGTTAAAGGATGAGGACGACTTCGCCATGTTAGCAGAAAGTCTATTTACCGAAttagatgatgaagatgaggggAAAATCAGCAAGAGTGAAATTCGGAACGCTCTTGTCCAGATGGGAGCTGAGATGGGTGTTCCTCCTTTCTCAg AATTTCCAAAGCTAAATGATTTATTGAGAAAGCATGGGGCGGATGGAGAAGAAAAATTGGGTCAGGCACAGTTTGCACAGCTTCTGCAGTCTGTAATGCAAGATCTAGAGGAGGAACTTTCGAAAGAGAATGTTGTTGTTATCCGGAATATTCAAGTAGTTAATGGCTCTAAGCTAAGAAAG CTATTAGCCAATGAACAGGAATTGAACACTGTAGTGGAGAAGGTATTTCGGGAAAGAGTGGATGGAAGGGATGGCTTAAGGAGCACAGAAATAATAAGGAGCTACCTAGAGAAAAACGCAAAGGAATTGGGTCTACCGCTAGTTCAAGCTGAGGTGGCAGCTGTTCTTCTTTATGACGCTGTCTTTGATGATAtagtaacaaaagaaaaagatggtACCGAATTAGATAAAGAAGAGTTGGGAAAACTTGTGAAGGATATACTCCAAAAATTCGCAGAGCAACTTGAGGCTAACCCTGTGCAACAGGACTTGTCATATATTGAAGAAGAGTAG
- the LOC108343687 gene encoding GDP-mannose 3,5-epimerase 2, whose amino-acid sequence MGSSGTTDYGAYTYQNLEREPYWPTEKLRISITGAGGFIASHIARRLKTEGHYIIASDWKKNEHMTEDMFCHEFHLVDLRVMDNCLTVTKGVDHVFNLAADMGGMGFIQSNHSVIMYNNTMISFNMIEAARINGVKRFFYASSACIYPEFKQLETNVSLKEADAWPAEPQDAYGLEKLATEELCKHYNKDFGIECRIGRFHNIYGPYGTWKGGREKAPAAFCRKTLTSKDQFEMWGDGLQTRSFTFIDECVEGVLRLTKSDFREPVNIGSDEMVSMNEMAEIVLSFENKTIPIHHIPGPEGVRGRNSDNTLIKEKLGWAPTMKLKDGLRITYFWIKEQLEKEKASGVDLSVYGSSKVVQTQAPVQLGSLRAADGKE is encoded by the exons ATGGGAAGTTCCGGAACCACCGACTATGGAGCATACACTTACCAAAACCTTGAGAGGGAACCTTACTGGCCCACTGAAAAGCTCAGAATTTCCATCACCGGGGCCGGTGGTTTCATTGCCTCACACATTGCACGCCGCCTCAAGACTGAGGGGCATTACATCATTGCTTCTGATTGGAAGAAAAATGAGCACATGACTGAAGACATGTTCTGCCATGAGTTCCACCTTGTTGATCTTAGGGTCATGGATAACTGTTTGACAGTTACCAAGGGTGTGGATCATGTTTTCAATCTTGCTGCTGATATGGGTGGAATGGGTTTCATCCAGTCAAATCACTCGGTCATTATGTACAACAACACCATGATCAGTTTCAACATGATTGAAGCTGCTAGGATCAATGGTGTTAAGAG GTTTTTTTATGCTTCTAGTGCTTGTATCTACCCTGAATTTAAACAGTTGGAAACAAATGTGAGTTTGAAGGAGGCTGATGCCTGGCCTGCTGAG CCACAAGATGCATATGGGCTAGAGAAGCTTGCTACTGAAGAGTTATGCAAGCATTATAACAAGGACTTTGGAATTGAGTGCCGCATTGGAAGATTCCATAACATATATGGTCCTTATGGGACATGGAAAG GAGGAAGGGAGAAGGCTCCTGCAGCATTTTGTCGGAAGACTCTTACTTCCAAAGACCAATTTGAGATGTGGGGAGATGGATTGCAAACAAGATCCTTCACCTTTATTGATGAGTGTGTTGAAGGTGTACTCAG ATTGACAAAATCAGATTTCCGGGAGCCAGTAAATATTGGAAGTGATGAAATGGTGAGCATGAATGAGATGGCTGAGATTGTTCTTAGCTTTGAGAATAAGACTATACCAATACACCACATTCCTGGCCCAGAAGGTGTTAGAGGACGTAATTCAGACAACacattaattaaagaaaaacttgGTTGGGCTCCAACTATGAAATTGAAG GATGGGCTGAGAATCACATACTTTTGGATCAAAGAGCAACTAGAGAAAGAGAAGGCATCTGGTGTTGATTTATCAGTGTATGGATCATCCAAAGTGGTGCAAACTCAGGCTCCTGTTCAACTGGGTTCTCTGAGGGCTGCAGATGGAAAAGAATAA